The nucleotide sequence gctacactaacttcaacatattcagtagttttttcaacaagttttcctttttgctttaatttatttttcaatttaaagcaatcagtcttaatgtgccccattttatgacaatatctgcattccaaatttctatgtctggatttagatctagatttagatccactactgtcaaattctctttttttcattctccccctaacaaccagaccttcaacctgattccctctactttccccagtgatattcctgtctatctgctccttagatttcagtgcagatttaatttcttgatacgaaactgtttcttttccataaatcaaagtatcacagaaatgcttaaaagattggggaagagaacacaagagtaacaaagccttatcctcatcatcaatttttgcatctatattctccaaatccataaccaaagaatcaaacttattaagatgcgagagtatagatgtaccttcaatcatccgaagcatatacaaactctgcttcaagtagagacgattctccactgtcctcttcatgtacaaggctttaagtttgtcccacatgctcttagccgtagtctccgtagctacctcccgtaaaacctcgtcagagagatttagaatgatgcttgatcgggccttcttatccatactcgcaagctcttcttttgacatatcatctggaatgctctcggctccctacagtaccaaatcaactctatcttgaaccagaatggcctccatcttgagttgccacatgtcgaagttgacatttctgtcgaatttctcgacaacaatctttgttattgtcatcgttgccaaaagatcctagaaaccaggctctgataccagtttgttagagctagccccaggaaatttaccacaaggtaattttgacaacacaacaaagacaataaaacggaaaagataaaagcgacaagaacaccagaacactagatatacgtggttcggtcaattgactttgacctacatccacggacgaaagaggagcaaattactattgcaaaagagggacaattacaaatgccttaggaagatgttcctaggccataaaacacccgaaaatactaaacaagaaaaatcaaactataagtccaaactatttaactgagtatggacttaaatcaAAGCAAACacctaggtttttcttgtggtgcctcttgtggtacctgtggtgcatctgacttcaaagctcaggcccttatttataattccaagacgagacaacaagtcttatttatgtgggactatgggacttgccaaactaacactccCAAGTGTGCTTCAAGCAACAAAAGCCATCTAATGTGAATATAATTGATATCTAAATCAACCTAACTTGATTTAACATGATGTTTTCGAGAGACGAATAGAATATTTTCCTCGATTGTTATTATGGTCGTGTCTATGCGGTCCAATTCAAAGTTCTTACAATTGAATCGCTCGAGACTCTTACAATTCAAAGTTCTTTCAAGAGGTAAAGTCATTGCTCTCAATTGCAGAACAAGTAAACTCACAGTATAAGATAAACAAAACAAAGTCCACAAGCACCTCAACAAGCCATTCCCTCCAATTCCATTCTGCTCCTGCTTCCCTTATATTAGATCACAACAATCCGTGTTCCTCGACTCCTTTTTCCCTCCTCGTCCTGCGCGTGTTGTCGAGGAGAAGGGTGGGCGCGCGATGATGGGTTGGTGTTGGAAGCCTTCTTTTGCACTTGTTCTTCTTGTCCTTTCGTTGTACGTGGGCGCTTCACTGCCTACGCCGGTGGCCGTCCCGGCACCCTCGCCGCCACCGCCGGACAGCTTCTGCAACGGCGTCTACATGAATTACACCATCGACCGCCGGGAGAAGATTCATCCCTTCACCGACGACCCGGCGGAGCAGCCTTACACCTTCTGCGCCGCCTCCGTGATCCTCAACAACGGCACCACCGTCTCCGTCGGCGGTGGGACCCTCACCAACGGCTCTAAACCTGCCCTACACCAGATCGGCGCCAGGATCACCCTCGTGTGCACCCTCTTCGGCTCGCTGCTCCCCGCCGTGCCCCTCCTGAGTTCCTCGCCCTCGACAACCCCTCCTACATCTGCGAGCACTCCACACTGAACAGCAAGTCCCGTGCCGTTCATACCTGCTGCCTCCTCGACCCCGACTTCGTCCCCAACATGACCAATTCCACCAGCTTCCTCCCGCGCGACTCCGGCGACATCACCATCGCCTACGACGTCATCCAGTCCTACCCCAGCAGCTACCTCGCCCAAGTCACCATCGAGAACCGCAACCCCCTCGGCCGCCTTGACCACTGGCAGCTCTCCTGGGAGTGGGAGCGCCACGAGTTCATTCACTCCATGAAGGGCGCCTATCCCGCCGTCATCGACGCTTCCGACTGCGTCTTCGGCAGGCAGGGCCAGTTCTACACGGACAGCCTCGACTTCTCCAAGGCGCTCAGCTGCAAGAGGAAGCCAACCATCGTGGACCTCCCCCCGTGGCGGTTCAACGACACCGACCTCGGCGGCATCCCCCACTGCTGTCGCAATGGCACCATCCTGTCGCCGGAGATGGACCTCGAGAAGGTCGTCTCCTCCTTCCAGCTCCAGGTGTCCAAGATACCCCGCGACCTCAACCGCTCCATCCTCTTTCCCCCCGGTCaactggagcatctctggcacgcTCAAGCCGGTCTACCGGTGCGGCCAGCCCATCCGCGTCAGCCCCTCGGCGTTCCTCGACCCGAGCGGCCTCTTCTCCAACAACCAGGCGCTCGCGAGCTGGCAGGCGGTCTGCAACATCTCCCGCCTCAGGGCGTTCCCCGGACTTACCACTGTCTCTATGGCCCGGCTCCTGATTGCTTCGGCTCTTGTGCTCTTCGACCAGTTGTAGTCTTATTGCAGGGGGAATCAGCTTTCATTCCGTCCTAAATGGTTGCTGTCTCACGCGTGACAGCAGATTTCGCGGATTCTCATCTTCGAGGTGGATTCTGACAGAACCTCACGTGCTGCGTCTCGGAGCCCCAAACGCCAAACAGCGAAATAATCCATCCCACTCGTTACACGTGTGCCTAGTCCTTGTCTGGGCCCACTTTCTTTTCGCCCGAGCAACACGTCCCACCTCCACAGGTTGTTACGCGAAAAAAAGACTCTCTAGACCTACCCGTCGCAGCTACCGTGACGTACTCGGATGGCCACGCTGGCGGGACCCATTGGAACCTCCTTCTCACGATCTGGAAATCGGTACATCACGGGTGTCGAACTTCGATGTCTCACAATGGCGTTTTGGTTTTTCCACCTCGAGACGACCTTGCGATTATTAAGTGCTATCAAACGCCGGTCGGTGGCTTCGCCTTTCCACACCGCAAGCTTGTGTCCACCTCTTCTTCCGCTTCTTTCCGATCTGTGGGTGGGGCGTCGATTAGGGTTGTCGGTAGAGGAATAATCGGTACCAGGTTCTTCGAGGGGAAACATATTCGGAGGGTGATCGATCATGGACCCCGATGCGTGGAGCCGATTCTCCGCGGCCGCGTCCAAGCGCCATCAATCCGCGCCCCAGTCACGATACTCCGATGCGTCTAGGGATCCCAATCTTCGCGGTTGGAGAGGTGGGTGGGTGGATTTCGATTTCGCCGAAGAGGGTTCGTGTGTTCATTGCGCGGTTATTAAGTTCGTTCATTTTTTTGTCTGATCGGCCCTTTCGGTTGGCAGATTTGTATCTCGGGTTCGAGGAGTTTGAAGGAGGAGAAGATGACCCCCGCGCGGAGTTCCCCTGCCCATTCTGCTCTGAGGATTTCGACATCGTCGGACTCTGCTGCCACATCGATGATGAGCACCCTGTGGAGGCTAAGAATGGGGTATTACTTCATTTTCCGATCTGATTAAGGtgtaataaataagaaatatgtCGTTCGTCCTTTCCTGTGTGATATTTGGGTAAAGATTTTGTTTGTGCGTGAGAAGCTTAGTTTTCATTTGGAAATTGTTAGTTGCACGAGTTCGTGTTTTCTTTTGATGCTTTTCCAGGTTATTTTTGTTGTTATCCTGGTAAAGATTCTTCATTTGTTAAACAATTATTTATAGAAAGATGTAttttgaatcatatcttttacCTAAATTTTTTCTTAGATCTCTCTCTTCGTTTGTCGGCATTGGCTGATGCTTCTCTATTATGTTACCACGAGCTTGATTGTTGCCCCAGAAGACATGCAGTGAAACTAGCGCTTTCAATATGCTTATTCCTTAGCACTCATTGGATAACTTTGTTTATTTTCTTAAGATAAGCTTTAAATGAGTTTTGAGTCCTTTTTTATTGTATCTGAATTTGTTTTAAACATCTGATAATGAGCAGTTATTTGATGAATTCATTGGAATAGATAGCTAGATGTCAACACTTTTGCTTATTTTCAAATAATAAATAATGCTTATGTCAATCTCGTTACCCTTAAACCTTACTGATTACTGTGAATGACACCTAGTTTGGACTGAAATGAGCAGTATCTTTCTTTTTGGCAGTTTTTCATGGTAATGAAAAATCATGTGACAGTCCCTATTTTGAAGAGAGCTTTCTCGTTGTTTCTCTTAAAGGCCCAAATGCCCTTTATACATCATTAGTGCCATTGTTTTTCCTAGCTTGTCCGGTTTCATATATAGTTCAAGTCTCTGTTATAAACTGCTTAACTCCACATGTATGGTTACAATGCTATCATTCACAGTTGTGTTGTGTGtgaatataaataattaagtGCATTCGTTATAGGACTATAACCTTTGATATCCATTTATATACAATTTAAAAAGAGCATTTTGTGAATAAAGGAATGAATTTTAACTCCTTCAAACCTGGGGCTGGTCATGAGATTGTTGTTCATCATGGACTGGGAATCACAGGACAGTTAAAGTCAAGGGCCATTCCATAATTTCCTATACTTCTGATTAATTATCCTGAAGAATGAATatggttgtttttttttttttttccattttgctTGTACGAAGTATAGTTTGTCTTAGTGAACTAAACTAGAGAATATTAGTAGTTCAAAGAGGGATGCCTACCCTAGTTCTTTTATTTTGAACTCCTGAAGTATATATGGATATGTTTTAATTATGGAAAAGGCAGTACTGGATCTTAAATCTCTAACATATTAAATTCAAGGGTGTTTCAAATCTAGTAGGATGGTGCAACTTTTTTAGTTTTAGCAAACATGATAAGTTACTGACAAAGAACTATCGAAACTAACAATTTTCGGCACCTTGAACAAGTCACTCAATGCTAATAGCTtaaggaaggagaaggagaatGCAGATTTACCAAGAAGTCGGGATAAGCGTTGTTGTtatggttttttcttttttctttttcccttttattGTTTCGTATAGCAGAAGGAGAGTTTCTCCTATCATAGTGCACAATTCTCTTTTATTTCATCGGATTTCTAATGCATGTGGAAAAGTGATGAGAGCAGAGTAGGCAGCTTTTTTTTGTTTCTGTCTGGGTGCACATTGAATGGTCACTTGCTATGGTAAAGTGTTGGGATGTGTTACCTTTTGCAGGTATGTCCTGTTTGTGCAGCCAGGGTTGGGTTTGACTTGGTTAGACACTTAACAACGCAACATGGGAGCTTTTTCAAGATATCCTTTTTATTCTCTGCTTGATGTTAACCATTTTTTAAAGCTTGAGTTGATAACACTTTATTTGAACAAATTGGAAAAGTCCAAGGTTCTTTTCCTAAAACGATCACAATTTATATTCAGCTCAAAGTTTGGATTCCTTAATTGTGACTTACATGCAACGAAGGAGGAAATACCGCAAAGGATCATCTGTTTCTCGTACCATGCTTTCTCTGTTGAGAAAAGACCTAAGAGAAGGCAATCTGCAAGCCCTCCTAGGAGGATCTTCCTAcattgctcctcctcctcctatggCAGCACCTGATCCATTTATATCATCTCTAATATACACATTGCCTTTGGATGAATCTTCCAAAGATGCACAATCAGATTCATTAGATGAAGGAAACATTGTCAGCAAGAATTCAGAGGAGAAAGTGGTTGAGAGGTatgatatttatgttattttacaataacatgagATCTGACATACACATGATGTTAAAATACTGCATCATGAATTTTCTGCAATTTCTACCTTATATTAGCTCAGTCAATTTACCTTGTTAAGTTTGCTTTGAAAATTTTGGTTACAATACTCATTATGCAGTcataaatactatgatttgttttcACCCTTATTTACTCAATTTGATTGCAGGCTGAACCCAACCTAAACTAGGATCCTGTACATTTTAAAGTTCCAAAAAGCTAATCTAAATGAGAGTTTGCTGACTCCCTATATGGGGTCTTACTGAATGCGCTAAGTTCAATTCACAGATTCTGAATATTGCTTTAACTTCTGCAATTTTGTTACTATCCAGAAGCATTTCTAAAGGGCCTACTTTTCTGAAGGGAATACTTAAGTGGCTGATTACTTGAATAAGTTTTGAAGCATGCACTCGAACCATAACTCTAGATCTATGCCActatattattgaaaaaaaaaatcaatattggaAATCACTAATATTTTAGATGGATGGGTTTGATGTCTTGAAGATCATTTAGGAAGATTGTGGAGATGTGTTGAGGTGGATTCCTTCTTCTTTAGATCATTTTACAACTTCTATAGGGCTTTGATGTATATAGTATAATCATTTGGCAGTCAGTGGTTTGAA is from Musa acuminata AAA Group cultivar baxijiao chromosome BXJ3-8, Cavendish_Baxijiao_AAA, whole genome shotgun sequence and encodes:
- the LOC135646203 gene encoding protein DEHYDRATION-INDUCED 19 homolog 2-like → MDPDAWSRFSAAASKRHQSAPQSRYSDASRDPNLRGWRDLYLGFEEFEGGEDDPRAEFPCPFCSEDFDIVGLCCHIDDEHPVEAKNGVCPVCAARVGFDLVRHLTTQHGSFFKMQRRRKYRKGSSVSRTMLSLLRKDLREGNLQALLGGSSYIAPPPPMAAPDPFISSLIYTLPLDESSKDAQSDSLDEGNIVSKNSEEKVVERIEPSLSDKDQMERARRSQFVQGLVLSTIFDTL